Within Longimicrobium sp., the genomic segment GGCGGGGTTCGGAAGCCCCCGCGCCTTCTACCGCACCTTTCTGCACTGCGCCGGCGCCACCCCCACCGAGTTTCGCCGCCTCGCGCGCGAAGGATAGAGGCGCGCGCGGAGCTTCCGAGCTCGGCGCCCCCCTGAACCCTATTCCGGGGGAGCTGGATCTGAGGTGCGACAGGCCATTGTATTTACGCGGTGTAGCGGGCATCGCTGTCGCATCCGGTGCGTTCCCCTGTTGCGGAGTGGTGAATCACTCACAACACAACTCACAGCAGCAGCGCGGCGAATGGAACAAGGAGACGGTGCTGTCGGGTCACACCCGCTATGGGAGGTAGGGCGCTCTGGTCCCCGCAAAAAGCTAGTTGGGCTGTTGATACTATCCCGCGGGGGGCGTAGGATACCATTGTCGCCAGATCGTGCCTCCCTAGTCTTCGGAAACAACTTCCATCCAACAGGAAGCGGATGCCTGCACCGGACATCGTCGTACAGTTAGTAGAACGATTCGATCGGCAACTCTCAGCTTATCGATCTGGGGAATACAACGAGACGCAGCTGCGTAGGGAATTCCTCGATCCGTTTCTCGAGGCCCTTGGATGGGATGTGGGTAACAGCTCTGGCACGCTAGAGCCTTTCAAGGACGTAATTCACGAGGACAGAATTCGTGTCGAAGAAACCGCGAAGGCTCCAGATTACGGCATCTGTGTTGGTGGTGTCCGGAAGTTCTTCGTTGAGGCAAAAAAACCGTCAGTCAACATCGAGCGGGAAATCGGGCCAGCCTACCAGCTAAGGCGGTATGCGTGGTCGGCCAAGCTGCCACTGTCTGTCCTCACCGATTTTGAGGAATTGGCGGTCTATGACTGCCGTAGCCAACCGAAGGCGGATGACAAAGCGTCCGTTGCCCGAGTTATGTTCTTCCGGTATACAGAGTACATCGCCCGGTGGGATGAGCTAACCGCGTTGTTCTCCAAAGACGCCGTCCGAGCCGGATCACTCGATAAGTACGCGGAAGAAACGAGAACGCGTCGGGGCACCGTCGAGGTAGACGAGGCGTTCCTCGAAGAAATCGAATCTTGGCGAGCGGCATTCGCTCACGATATCGCTTGTAACAACCCAGCACTGACGCAGCGGGAACTCAACTGGGCAGTCCAGAGGACGATCGACCGGATCGTGTTCCTTCGCATCTGCGAAGCACGAGGAATCGAGGACTTTGGGCAGCTCCAGAATCTCGCTGTGGGCGACGGTATCTACTCGCGGCTTGTGGTTCTCTTCGGGCGTGCTGACGAAAAATACAACTCGGGATTGTTTCACTTCCGTTCGGAGAGGGGCCGTCAGGAGGCACCAGACAAGCTCACCCCGGGTTTGGCGGTGAGTGATCACACCCTTCGGCAAGTCATAGCGCGGCTCTACTTCCCAGTAAGTTCATACGAGTTTTCGGTCCTGCCCGCGGATATACTTGGGCAGGTATATGAACGGTTCCTCGGCAAGGTTATTCGCCTGACCGACACTCACGATGCCGTCGTGGAAGTAAAGCCGGAGGTCCGTAAGGCGGGCGGTGTATACTACACTCCATCCCACATTGTTGACTACATAGTCCGACAAACCGTTGGACAACTCGTCAGCGGGTATCGACCTGGGCCGCGTGGTGGGGCCTCCCGCCTAAGGATCCTAGATCCTGCCTGCGGGAGCGGCTCGTTTCTATTGGGAGCCTATCAGTATCTGCTTGACTGGCATTTAGAGCAATATCTTCTCGATGGGCCAGAGAGCCATCGGGATGTGCTTGTTACCGGCCCCGGCGGCGAGTGGCGTCTAAGCACACCCGAGCGGAAGCGTATCTTGCTCAACAACATTTTCGGCGTAGACATCGACGCGCAAGCGGTGGAAACGACAAAGCTTTCCTTGCTCCTCAAGGTACTAGAGGGTGAAACTGACCTGACGGTGACGCGGCAACTCGCGTTGTTCCACGAGCGAGCACTGCCCGATCTGGAGAACAACATCAAGAGTGGCAATTCGCTAGTAGGAACCGATTTCTACACTGCTGTTCAGCTATCCGTGTTGACGGAGGAAGTTCGGCACAGGGTCAATCCCTTTGATTGGCGTGCCGAATTCTCGGATGCGGTGACGGCGGGCGGGTTTGATGCTGTAATAGGTAACCCACCTTACATTTTTGGCGAGTACCACGACGAGCACGTAAAGGAGTATCTTACCGCACGATATAGAGTTGCGCAGGGTCAGTATGATACATATTCCATCTTTGTGGAAAAGAGCATAGAACTACTCTCGCCCAAGGGTCGTCTCGGAATGATCATCCCTGACGCCCTGCTCGCCCGCGACGAAGTCGCGGTTGTAAGGGATGTTCTACTCAGCAATGGGCTTGAGCGAGTCTATCACTGTGGGTTGGTGTTTAACGCGGGTGTTTCTGCTGTGGTTGTCACCCTCGAGAAGGGGCGTGCTGCGAGAAAGATCGTAAGCGAGGTTAGAAAGGGTACCGGGACACAGGTACAGCATGCCTGCTCCCGAAACCGGTTTGAGGATGATCCCCGAAAGCGCCTGTTGATCCACGCCAGTGATGAAGAAGCATCGATCATTGAGAAGATCAGCGCTTATGGCAAAACCCTCGAACCCGAGTACATGAACATCTCGCGAGGCGAGGAGATCGGCAAGAAGTTTGTGCTTGACGCGGGTCCTGTGCCTATTCTGGTCGGCGAAGACATCCGGCCGTACTATGTGGCGAATCCCACCCGATTCGTCCGAGGGATCACCAAAAGACCCGAGCTATACGCTGGGCCGAAGCTCGTGATCGTGAAAACTGGCGCGCGGTGCGTCGCAGGGTATGACCCGAGCGGCGTTGTTACGATGCAATCGGTCTACAACGTGCACACCAGCGACCAGGTCAGTGACTTGGTGCTTCTCGCAATACTCAACAGTAAGTTGATTAGCTTTCTCGTTGCAAAGACATTTACAGCTTACAAACTGCTGTTTCCGCAGTTGAACCAGACCACGTTGGGGGAATTGCCTGCACCACGTGACATCCGTAAGAGCGAGACGGCGATCGAGCGAGCTGTCGAGCAGATGATCGCACTCCAACGTGAGTTAGTGAAAGCGGGCACAGCTCATGAGAAAACGGCGATCAAGCGTCAGTTGGAGGCCGTTGGACGCCAGATCGACCGACTCGTCTACGAGTTGTATGAGTTAGAGGATCGTGAAGTCCGGTTGGTCGAGGCTGCGATGGCCGAGCCTTAGGAAACGATTCTGGCCAGGAAGTCCGCTGGGTCAGTGTACTTACTGGCGATCGGACCGATCTTGTGGTTGGGGATCTTGTACTGCTCGCCGGGGCCGGGTACCGCCACGTCGCGTTGAGGGCACTTGGCCGC encodes:
- a CDS encoding TaqI-like C-terminal specificity domain-containing protein — its product is MPAPDIVVQLVERFDRQLSAYRSGEYNETQLRREFLDPFLEALGWDVGNSSGTLEPFKDVIHEDRIRVEETAKAPDYGICVGGVRKFFVEAKKPSVNIEREIGPAYQLRRYAWSAKLPLSVLTDFEELAVYDCRSQPKADDKASVARVMFFRYTEYIARWDELTALFSKDAVRAGSLDKYAEETRTRRGTVEVDEAFLEEIESWRAAFAHDIACNNPALTQRELNWAVQRTIDRIVFLRICEARGIEDFGQLQNLAVGDGIYSRLVVLFGRADEKYNSGLFHFRSERGRQEAPDKLTPGLAVSDHTLRQVIARLYFPVSSYEFSVLPADILGQVYERFLGKVIRLTDTHDAVVEVKPEVRKAGGVYYTPSHIVDYIVRQTVGQLVSGYRPGPRGGASRLRILDPACGSGSFLLGAYQYLLDWHLEQYLLDGPESHRDVLVTGPGGEWRLSTPERKRILLNNIFGVDIDAQAVETTKLSLLLKVLEGETDLTVTRQLALFHERALPDLENNIKSGNSLVGTDFYTAVQLSVLTEEVRHRVNPFDWRAEFSDAVTAGGFDAVIGNPPYIFGEYHDEHVKEYLTARYRVAQGQYDTYSIFVEKSIELLSPKGRLGMIIPDALLARDEVAVVRDVLLSNGLERVYHCGLVFNAGVSAVVVTLEKGRAARKIVSEVRKGTGTQVQHACSRNRFEDDPRKRLLIHASDEEASIIEKISAYGKTLEPEYMNISRGEEIGKKFVLDAGPVPILVGEDIRPYYVANPTRFVRGITKRPELYAGPKLVIVKTGARCVAGYDPSGVVTMQSVYNVHTSDQVSDLVLLAILNSKLISFLVAKTFTAYKLLFPQLNQTTLGELPAPRDIRKSETAIERAVEQMIALQRELVKAGTAHEKTAIKRQLEAVGRQIDRLVYELYELEDREVRLVEAAMAEP